One segment of Lentimicrobium sp. L6 DNA contains the following:
- a CDS encoding DEAD/DEAH box helicase, with the protein MFGSYLDFAKINTSFKIQNTSKNTISSLKASNTIFKAYQFKPLLKFLSSDNNRILVADEVGLGKTIEAGHIMLELMARRELKNSLIVCPKSLQEKWQLELREKFSFNFKIYESLSELKADIADRNGNVKGIVNYEKIRLPKEKSTKNKKPKKSLYDLIDENNIKFDFLLCDEAHRLRNATTQTHRGLKKFMEVVKSAVFLTATPIMISEENLFNLLKLLDEQKYSDYATFQNQVAMNRPFINALNQVNSNVSYSQIADDLEHAEVTINYSSGEEYQMNYSHTEKIRNVFSDIPLFQKIMKSLKEEKDSAKTRVQLQFDISDMSEMNKIFSRTRKKEVTQDWSQAIREPHTIILELNPEERKDFDKVINQYIDSNSYVDGFGNEKLTQGGALGLVQKKRQVASSVYGYLNSKEDLERGVDFYHDYKDAKFDALLDIVEDVVNKGNNKLIVFALFKKTLNYLNVRLKKAGIVSAIIHGDIDDRVTEIEKFKTHENVKILLSSEVGSEGLDLQFCDAIVNYDLPWNPMVVEQRIGRVDRFGQKSPKVNIYNLLVKDSIQEDIYTRLLDRIGIFRGSIGDLEAILDKDLEKMGNLGVKNIREWFSSLEQELYSKDISKHEREEKIDAIERAIITEKKNLDTISKGLTDTLTNDVYFRNQVNFIKNNHKYVTEKELVNYIRILIRTKLTTLQLETLDEEKLIFQINIPKSSPSVLKNFLTEYQPHHTEQEIIFRHFINSIRDKHSLKLTFSQQTGYENKNLIRINAYHPIIIAGLNYFEAHQIDSNNTFQFAIEANHLSDFELDRGEYFLAVYSSRILKKWINREQKTELLVPILYDISKKQIIKETTVAERFLGEAQLNATAKSGTYRISPEQVSELEYELALYLDDIESAKLEDANMRLETHSKMQIQLKTEFYNNKIVMQKRVIKNSENIIQQAFYEKERKNAERILPAQRKVLENLLEEKENVLRDIDSAKIKYITPKLLSINHITIK; encoded by the coding sequence GGCCATATTATGTTAGAACTTATGGCTCGACGAGAATTAAAAAATTCATTGATAGTGTGTCCTAAATCATTGCAGGAAAAATGGCAGTTAGAGTTAAGAGAGAAGTTCAGCTTTAACTTTAAGATTTATGAATCTTTATCTGAGTTAAAAGCGGATATAGCTGATAGAAACGGAAATGTAAAGGGAATTGTTAATTACGAAAAAATAAGACTTCCAAAAGAAAAAAGTACTAAAAATAAGAAGCCGAAAAAGAGCCTTTACGATCTCATAGATGAAAACAATATTAAATTCGACTTTCTATTATGTGATGAAGCACACCGATTAAGAAATGCTACAACTCAAACACATCGTGGATTGAAAAAATTTATGGAAGTTGTTAAATCTGCAGTTTTTTTAACAGCAACTCCAATAATGATTAGTGAAGAAAATTTATTTAATCTTTTAAAATTGCTCGATGAACAGAAGTATAGTGATTATGCTACTTTTCAGAACCAGGTTGCTATGAATCGACCATTCATAAATGCATTAAATCAAGTTAATAGTAATGTGAGCTATTCCCAGATTGCGGATGATTTAGAACATGCTGAAGTAACAATTAATTACAGTTCAGGAGAAGAATATCAAATGAATTATAGCCACACCGAGAAAATTCGTAATGTTTTTAGTGATATTCCTTTATTTCAAAAGATCATGAAGTCTTTAAAGGAAGAAAAAGATAGTGCAAAAACAAGAGTACAATTGCAATTTGATATTTCCGATATGAGTGAAATGAATAAAATATTTTCTCGTACCAGAAAAAAGGAAGTAACTCAGGACTGGTCTCAGGCTATTCGGGAACCACATACTATTATATTGGAACTAAACCCAGAAGAAAGAAAAGATTTTGACAAAGTTATTAATCAATATATTGATAGTAATTCATATGTAGATGGTTTTGGCAATGAAAAGTTAACACAGGGAGGGGCTCTTGGACTTGTTCAAAAGAAAAGACAAGTAGCCAGCAGTGTGTATGGATATTTAAATTCTAAAGAAGACCTGGAAAGAGGAGTTGATTTTTATCATGACTACAAAGACGCAAAATTTGATGCGCTCTTAGATATTGTTGAAGATGTTGTAAACAAAGGAAATAACAAGTTAATCGTCTTTGCATTGTTTAAAAAAACTTTAAATTATTTAAATGTCAGATTGAAGAAAGCGGGGATTGTTTCTGCTATTATTCATGGTGATATTGATGATAGAGTTACTGAAATTGAGAAATTCAAAACCCATGAAAATGTAAAAATACTTTTGTCTTCAGAAGTTGGAAGTGAAGGTTTGGATTTGCAGTTTTGCGATGCCATTGTCAATTACGACTTGCCTTGGAACCCGATGGTAGTCGAGCAAAGAATTGGTCGTGTTGATAGGTTTGGTCAAAAATCACCCAAAGTAAATATCTATAATTTGCTGGTAAAAGATTCTATACAGGAAGATATTTATACCAGACTATTAGATAGAATTGGAATTTTCAGGGGAAGTATAGGTGATTTAGAAGCTATTTTAGATAAAGATCTTGAGAAAATGGGAAACCTCGGTGTTAAAAATATCAGAGAGTGGTTTTCAAGTTTAGAGCAAGAATTATATTCTAAAGACATTTCAAAACACGAACGTGAGGAAAAAATTGATGCCATTGAACGTGCTATAATAACTGAAAAGAAGAACCTTGATACTATAAGTAAGGGACTTACAGATACACTTACCAATGATGTATACTTTAGAAACCAGGTGAATTTCATTAAAAACAATCATAAGTACGTAACTGAAAAAGAGTTGGTTAATTATATTCGAATTTTAATTCGTACTAAGCTCACTACTTTGCAATTAGAAACATTAGATGAAGAAAAGCTTATCTTTCAAATAAACATCCCAAAAAGTTCGCCATCAGTTTTAAAAAATTTCTTAACCGAGTATCAGCCGCATCATACAGAACAAGAAATAATATTCCGTCATTTTATAAATTCAATAAGAGACAAGCATTCGCTGAAATTAACTTTCTCACAGCAAACGGGGTACGAAAATAAAAATCTGATTAGGATTAATGCCTATCATCCTATAATTATTGCAGGGCTTAATTATTTTGAAGCGCATCAAATAGATTCAAATAATACTTTCCAGTTTGCCATTGAAGCCAATCATTTAAGTGATTTTGAATTAGATAGGGGAGAATATTTCCTGGCTGTATATTCATCACGTATTTTAAAAAAATGGATAAATAGAGAGCAGAAAACAGAGCTCTTGGTGCCTATTCTATATGATATCTCTAAAAAACAAATCATAAAAGAGACCACTGTTGCGGAGAGGTTTTTAGGTGAGGCTCAATTAAATGCTACTGCAAAGTCTGGGACATATCGTATTTCGCCTGAACAAGTTTCTGAGTTAGAATATGAACTGGCACTATATTTAGATGATATTGAGTCGGCAAAACTGGAAGATGCTAATATGAGGTTGGAGACTCATAGCAAGATGCAAATTCAATTGAAAACAGAATTCTATAATAATAAAATTGTAATGCAAAAGCGAGTTATTAAGAATTCTGAAAATATAATACAGCAAGCTTTTTATGAAAAAGAGAGAAAAAATGCCGAAAGAATTCTTCCAGCACAAAGGAAGGTGCTCGAGAATCTATTGGAAGAAAAAGAGAATGTTTTAAGGGACATTGATTCGGCTAAAATTAAATATATAACCCCTAAATTATTATCTATTAACCACATAACAATCAAATAA